DNA from Rhizobacter sp. J219:
GCAGCACCACCACGCCGATCACCACCGCGACGAGCCGATACTTCTCGACCGCGGCATCGCCGAAGATGAACGAGCCGCGCAAGGACGCCGGCAAGGGCAGCGGCACCTGCTGCGGCCCCCACACGACCTTGATCAGCTCTTCGCCGATGATCATGCCGCCCATGGTCACGAGGATCTGCTTCAGGTGCTGGCCGTAGACCGGCCGCACCATCACCCGCTCGAAGCCCCAGCCGAGCGCCGCGGCCAGCGACATCGCGGCAAGCATCGCGCAGAAGAGCACCCCGAGGTTGAGCAGCACGCTCGGTGACTCGGACCACCCGGCCATCGCGCCGAACACGCTGGTGGCGACGAAGGCGCCAAAGGCGATGAACACGCCGTGGCCGAAGTTGAGCACGTCCATCAGGCCGAAGACGAGCGTGAGGCCCGAGGCGATGATGAAGACGATCATGCCCATCGCGAGGCCTGCGACGGTGAGCGTGAGCCACGACGAGGGCGAGCCGATGGCCGGCAGCGCGGCGAGCGCCAGCAGCGGCACGAGGGCGAGCGGAATCCAGTCGAACGCCGCCTTCGGGATGGCGTCGGCCTGCGCGGGCGCCGCGGCGGCGGTGGGGGTCGTCGTGGTGTTCATTGGTGGGCTCCCAGCGAAAGGCCGAGCAGCCGGTGTTGAAGTTCTTCGTCGTCGGCGAGCGCCTGCATCGCGCCGGCATGCACGACGCGGCCGTCGTCCATCACCGCCACGCGGTCGCCGAGCGCTTTGGCCACTGCGAAGTTCTGCTCCACCAGCAGCACGGTGGTCTGGGTGCGCTTGAGTTCGCGCAGGGCTTCGATGAGGTTCTGCACGATGGCGGGGGCGAGGCCCTTGCTCGGCTCGTCGATCAGCAGCAGGCGGCGCGGCTCGACCATCGCGCGGGCGATCGCGAGCATCTGCTTTTGCCCGCCCGAGAGCTTGCCGGCCGGGTAGAGCCAGAACTTCTTCACCGCCGGGAAGAGGCCGAACAGCCACTCCAGGCGCTGCGTGTCCATCTGCTCGACGGTGCGTGCGCTGCGTGCGGCGAGCAGCAGGTTTTCCTTCACCGACAGGTCGGAGAAGATGCCCATGTTCTCGGGCACGTAGGCGATGCCGAGCTGGGCGATGTCGGGCGTCGGTTGGCCTGCGATCGGCCGGCCATCGAAGGTGATCGTGCCTTGCGACGCCGCCCACAGGCCCATGATCGTGCGCAGCGTGGTGGTCTTGCCCGCGCCATTGCGGCCGAGCAGCATCGTGACCTCGCCGGTCGGCACCTCGACGTCGACGCCGTGGAGGATGTGGTACTGGCCGATGTGCGTGTGCACGCCCTGCAGCTTCAGGAGCGCGCTCATGCGGCCTCCTTCGCGGCCATGCCGAGGTAAGCCTGCTGCACGACGGGCGAGGCGATCACGGTCGCCGGGTCGCCGTCGGCGACGAGCTGGCCGTTGTGCAGCACGATGATGCGGTCGGCCAGCTCGCGCACCACGTCCATCTTGTGCTCGACGAGCAGGATGGTCGCGTCGCGGCGCGCTTTCAGCTGACGGATCAGGTCGAGGATCACCGGCACCTCGTCGACGCTCATGCCCGCGGTCGGCTCGTCGAACATGAAGACCTGCGGATCGAGCGCCATCAGCATCGCCACTTCGAGCTTGCGCTGGTCGCCGTGGGGCAGGCTGCTGGCGATGGTGTCGGCCTTGTCGCCGAGCTGCACCTGCTGCGCGAGTTCGCGCGCACGTGCCAGCGTCTCCTGCCGGTCGAGCCACACCGACCACAGGTTGAGCCCTTCGCGGCGGCGCGACTGCACCGCCAGGCGCACGTTCTCCAGCACCGTGAGGTTGGGAAACAGCTGCGTGAGCTGGAAAGCCCGGCCCAGTCCACGGTGCGTGCGCGCCGAGGCCGGCTCGGCGGTGATGTCATGCCCGCCGAGCATCACCTGCCCTTCGGTCGCGCGCAGCTGGCCCGAGATGAGGTTGAAGTAGGTCGTCTTGCCAGCGCCGTTGGGGCCGACGATGGCGGTGAGCGTGCCGGGCTGGAAGGCACAGCTCACGTGGTCGACCGCCACGTGGCCGCCGAAGCGGATGGTGAGGTTGCGGGTTTCGAGCATGTCGGGGCGGTAGAGGGCCGGCCAGCCTCGGTCACGAGGCCGGCATGTCGCGTGGTGCGGGCGAACCGATCAGCGCTTGTTGCGGATCGGCACGTTCATCTCTTCCGGCTTGATCTCGCGCACGAAGTCCAGGCACACCCCAGGTGAACGCCGGGTCCACCTTGATCTTGAAGTGGTACATCGACTGCATCGCCTGGTGGTCTTCCTTGCGGAAGGTCATCTTGCCCTTGGGCGTGTCGAAGCTCATGCCTTCCATGGTGGTGATGAGCTTGTCGGTGTTGGTGTTGCCCTGGGTCTTCTTGAGTGCTTCGACGAGTGCGATGCCGGCGCTCATGCCGCCCGCGGTGAAGAAGTCGGGCGGGGTCTGGAACTTCTTGTAGTGGTTGGCGACGAGCCACTCGTTGGCCGGGTTCTTCGGAATGCCGAAGTAGTAATAAGCCGCGCCTTCCATGCCGGGGAACTGCTTGTAGGCCGTCATCGCCGGCAGGATGTTGCCGCCCGTCGCGATCTCGATGTTGTAGCGCTTGAGGTCGAGGTCGGCGATCTTGAACGGGTTGCCGGCACCGGCCCAGATGATGAAGATGATCTTGCGGCCGGGGGCGTCTTTCAGCTTGTCGATGATGCGCTGCGCACCGGCGGTGAAGTCGGTGGTGGCGACGGGCAGGTATTCCTCATGGACGATCTTGGCGGTCTTGATCGCGTCCTTGAAGGCCTTCACGCCGTCGCGGCCGAAGGCGTAGTCCTGTGCGAGCGTGGCGATGCTGACGCCGGCCTTGTCGAGCGCCACGGCGTTGGCAATGGCGTCCTGCGAGCTGTTGCGGCCGGTGCGGAAGATGTACTTGT
Protein-coding regions in this window:
- a CDS encoding branched-chain amino acid ABC transporter permease, producing the protein MNTTTTPTAAAAPAQADAIPKAAFDWIPLALVPLLALAALPAIGSPSSWLTLTVAGLAMGMIVFIIASGLTLVFGLMDVLNFGHGVFIAFGAFVATSVFGAMAGWSESPSVLLNLGVLFCAMLAAMSLAAALGWGFERVMVRPVYGQHLKQILVTMGGMIIGEELIKVVWGPQQVPLPLPASLRGSFIFGDAAVEKYRLVAVVIGVVVLLAMLFTLNRTKIGLLIRAGVQDREMVESLGYRIRRLFVGVFVTGSALAGLGGVLWGLYQQNVIPQIGAQVNVLIFIVIIIGGLGSTFGCFVGALLVGLLANYVGFLAPKAAMFSNIGLMVAILLWRPQGLYPVANR
- a CDS encoding ABC transporter ATP-binding protein encodes the protein MSALLKLQGVHTHIGQYHILHGVDVEVPTGEVTMLLGRNGAGKTTTLRTIMGLWAASQGTITFDGRPIAGQPTPDIAQLGIAYVPENMGIFSDLSVKENLLLAARSARTVEQMDTQRLEWLFGLFPAVKKFWLYPAGKLSGGQKQMLAIARAMVEPRRLLLIDEPSKGLAPAIVQNLIEALRELKRTQTTVLLVEQNFAVAKALGDRVAVMDDGRVVHAGAMQALADDEELQHRLLGLSLGAHQ
- a CDS encoding ABC transporter ATP-binding protein, whose amino-acid sequence is MLETRNLTIRFGGHVAVDHVSCAFQPGTLTAIVGPNGAGKTTYFNLISGQLRATEGQVMLGGHDITAEPASARTHRGLGRAFQLTQLFPNLTVLENVRLAVQSRRREGLNLWSVWLDRQETLARARELAQQVQLGDKADTIASSLPHGDQRKLEVAMLMALDPQVFMFDEPTAGMSVDEVPVILDLIRQLKARRDATILLVEHKMDVVRELADRIIVLHNGQLVADGDPATVIASPVVQQAYLGMAAKEAA